From the genome of Geminocystis herdmanii PCC 6308, one region includes:
- the bchB gene encoding ferredoxin:protochlorophyllide reductase (ATP-dependent) subunit B, whose product MKLAYWMYAGPAHIGTLRIASSFKNVHAIMHAPLGDDYFNVMRSMLERERDFTPVTASVVDRNVLARGSQEKVVDNITRKDREESPDLIVLTPTCTSSILQEDLENFVARAQIDSKGDVLLADVNHYRVNELQAADRTLEQIIQYYIAKAQKKGDIVTQKTPKPSVNIIGISTLGFHNNHDCRELKKLMADLDIDINLIIPDGASVHDLKKIPQAWFNLVPYRELGLMTANYLQKEFDMPYVDITPMGVVETARCLRKIQEVINAQGANVDYEDFIEHQTLYVSEAAWFSRSIDCQNLTGKKAVVFGDNTHAVAMTKILAREMGIHVVLAGTYCKYDADWFRQEVSEYCDNVLISEDNGEIADAIAKLEPSAIFGTQMERHVGKRLNIPCGVIAAPIHIQNFPIGYKPFLGYEGTNQITDLVYNSFTLGMEDHLLEIFGGHDTKEVITKGISADSDLNWNREAQGELNKVPGFVRGKVKRNTEKFARERGFNEITLEVMYAAKEAVGA is encoded by the coding sequence ATGAAATTAGCTTACTGGATGTATGCAGGTCCTGCACACATTGGAACTCTCAGAATTGCTAGTTCTTTCAAAAATGTTCATGCCATCATGCACGCACCCCTCGGTGATGATTATTTTAACGTAATGCGATCGATGTTGGAACGGGAAAGAGACTTTACCCCTGTTACTGCTAGTGTAGTCGATCGAAACGTTTTAGCGAGAGGTTCACAAGAGAAAGTTGTTGATAATATTACCCGTAAAGATAGAGAAGAAAGCCCCGATTTAATCGTTTTAACTCCCACTTGTACCTCTAGTATTTTACAGGAAGACTTAGAAAATTTTGTGGCACGCGCCCAGATTGATTCTAAAGGAGATGTCTTGTTAGCTGATGTTAACCATTATCGTGTTAATGAATTACAAGCCGCCGATCGAACTTTAGAACAAATCATTCAATATTACATTGCCAAAGCACAGAAAAAAGGCGATATTGTCACCCAAAAAACCCCCAAACCCTCCGTTAATATTATTGGAATTTCTACTTTAGGCTTTCACAATAACCATGATTGTCGAGAGTTGAAAAAATTAATGGCAGATTTAGACATTGACATTAATCTTATTATTCCCGATGGCGCTTCCGTTCACGATTTGAAAAAAATTCCCCAAGCATGGTTTAACCTTGTGCCTTACAGAGAATTAGGCTTAATGACGGCTAACTATCTGCAAAAAGAATTTGATATGCCCTATGTGGATATAACCCCCATGGGAGTGGTGGAAACTGCCCGTTGTCTTCGCAAAATTCAAGAAGTGATTAACGCCCAAGGTGCTAATGTTGATTATGAGGACTTTATCGAACATCAAACCTTGTATGTATCTGAGGCTGCATGGTTTTCTCGATCGATCGACTGTCAGAATTTAACAGGTAAAAAAGCCGTAGTCTTCGGAGATAACACCCACGCCGTGGCGATGACAAAAATTTTAGCACGGGAAATGGGGATTCATGTGGTGTTAGCAGGTACTTACTGCAAATATGATGCGGACTGGTTTCGTCAGGAAGTGAGCGAATATTGTGATAATGTGTTAATCAGTGAAGATAATGGAGAAATTGCTGATGCGATCGCCAAACTTGAACCCTCAGCGATTTTTGGAACACAGATGGAACGCCATGTAGGCAAACGCTTAAATATTCCTTGCGGAGTCATTGCTGCGCCTATCCATATTCAAAACTTCCCCATCGGTTATAAACCCTTCTTAGGTTATGAAGGCACGAACCAGATCACCGATTTAGTCTATAATTCCTTTACTTTAGGCATGGAAGATCATCTTTTAGAAATTTTTGGCGGTCATGACACCAAAGAAGTTATAACTAAAGGTATCTCCGCCGACTCTGACTTAAACTGGAATCGAGAAGCCCAAGGAGAATTAAATAAAGTACCGGGTTTTGTGCGAGGTAAAGTTAAACGCAATACCGAAAAATTTGCAAGGGAAAGAGGCTTTAATGAAATTACCCTTGAGGTGATGTATGCAGCCAAAGAAGCCGTAGGTGCATAA
- a CDS encoding PIN-like domain-containing protein — MVSQKGWIILTKDSNIGRNNLEIQAMAYSNAPVFTLVSANLNTAQMINIFSGVIQKIDNFTTGNQPPFIAKIYKDATVKLWKNHNQLNKLLKEISRNYLLIDLLKYIIMKIIKIFS, encoded by the coding sequence ATTGTTAGCCAAAAAGGTTGGATTATTTTAACTAAAGATAGCAATATCGGTAGAAATAACTTAGAAATTCAAGCTATGGCTTATTCTAATGCTCCCGTTTTTACTCTTGTGTCTGCTAATCTTAATACGGCTCAAATGATCAATATTTTTAGTGGTGTTATTCAAAAAATAGATAATTTTACCACTGGAAATCAACCTCCTTTTATTGCAAAAATTTATAAAGATGCAACTGTTAAATTATGGAAAAATCATAATCAATTAAATAAACTATTAAAAGAAATAAGTAGAAATTATTTATTAATCGATCTACTAAAGTATATTATAATGAAAATTATAAAGATTTTCTCCTAA
- the ppc gene encoding phosphoenolpyruvate carboxylase, whose protein sequence is MTSATTTNYTEELSIYSSSELLLRHRLKLVENLWESVLTNECGRELVDLLDKLKSACSPEGQTNQIQEISVSKWIEQLELDDAIKAARAFALYFQLINIVEQHYEQRTQKLIRRTTTEDQVNAIQPPESKKHNASVLTKTEENQSYFNPTANPASGGTFHWLFPYLQKLNMPPPKIQQLLEQLDISLVFTAHPTEIVRHTIRKKQRRISNFLEKLDLAEESFRAMGLTNSWEAENYRECLMEEVRLWWRTDELHQFKPTVLDEVDYALHYFQEVLFNTLPELSVRLKQALHSTFPLLKPPTHNFCYFGSWVGGDRDGNPFVTPEVTWSTACYQRNLVIDQYLKSMEQLNDILSLSLHWCNVVPELLDSLERDRIRMPEVYDKLYVRYRQEPYRLKLAYIEERLKNTKKRNEALSNPETRKSIKLAEKDDNLYPSSLDLLEDLNLIKSNIENTGLKCKELNHLITQVEIFGFHLTPLDFRQDSSRHSDALNEIAEYLGVLDKPYNELSEAEKTTWLVQELKTRRPLIPNEVPFSPATAETIETMRILRALQVEFGLDICHTYIISMTNYVSDVLEVLLLAKEAGLYDPILGITSIGIVPLFETVEDLKRAPMVMSELFELPLYRACLGGGYPNVVKSASNLVLPDLNPKNLQEIMLGYSDSNKDSGFLSSNWEIHKAQKTLARIGDKYGLNIKIFHGRGGSVGRGGGPAYAAILAQPTSTIDGRIKITEQGEVLASKYSLPELALYNLETISTAVIQASLLGSGFDDIEPWNDIMEEISASSRKAYRQLIYEQPDFIDFFLSVTPIEEISKLQISSRPARRSSGKKDISSLRAIPWVFSWTQSRFLLPAWYGVGTALQEFLNQEPEENLKLLRYFYLKWPFFKMVISKAEMTLSKVDLQMASHYVEELAKPEDKERFQTVFNQIAKEYYLSREIVLKINEQERLLDNDPELQRSVQLRNGTIVPLGFLQVSLLKRLRQYASQDKAGLIHFRYSKDELLRGALLTINGIAAGMRNTG, encoded by the coding sequence ATGACTTCAGCAACTACAACTAACTACACAGAAGAATTGAGTATTTATTCTAGCTCCGAATTATTGTTACGTCACCGATTAAAATTAGTTGAGAATTTATGGGAGTCCGTGTTAACGAATGAATGCGGACGTGAATTAGTCGATTTATTAGATAAACTGAAGTCCGCTTGTTCTCCTGAAGGACAGACAAATCAAATACAAGAAATTTCTGTGAGTAAATGGATCGAACAGTTAGAATTAGATGATGCCATCAAAGCTGCGCGCGCTTTTGCCTTATATTTTCAGTTAATTAATATTGTTGAACAACATTACGAACAAAGAACTCAAAAACTGATTCGCCGTACCACAACAGAAGATCAAGTTAACGCTATTCAACCCCCTGAGTCTAAAAAACATAATGCTTCTGTTTTGACTAAGACTGAAGAAAATCAAAGTTATTTTAATCCTACAGCGAATCCAGCTAGTGGTGGTACTTTTCATTGGCTTTTCCCTTATTTACAAAAGTTAAATATGCCACCGCCAAAAATTCAGCAATTACTTGAGCAATTAGATATTAGCTTAGTTTTTACTGCTCACCCTACAGAAATTGTGCGTCATACTATCCGTAAAAAACAACGGCGTATTTCTAACTTTTTGGAAAAATTGGATTTGGCGGAGGAGTCTTTCCGCGCTATGGGTTTAACTAATTCTTGGGAGGCGGAAAACTATCGAGAATGCCTAATGGAAGAAGTTCGTTTATGGTGGAGAACAGATGAACTCCATCAATTTAAGCCAACGGTATTAGATGAAGTTGATTACGCTTTACATTATTTCCAAGAGGTACTTTTTAACACTTTACCTGAGTTATCTGTTCGTTTAAAACAGGCTTTACATAGTACCTTCCCCCTTTTAAAACCTCCTACTCACAACTTTTGTTATTTTGGCTCATGGGTAGGGGGCGATCGAGATGGCAATCCGTTTGTAACTCCAGAAGTAACTTGGTCAACGGCTTGTTATCAGCGTAATCTAGTTATTGATCAATATTTAAAGTCTATGGAACAACTCAATGATATTCTGAGTTTGTCTTTACACTGGTGTAATGTTGTACCTGAATTGTTGGATTCCCTAGAGCGCGATCGTATTAGAATGCCTGAAGTATATGATAAACTTTACGTTCGCTATCGTCAAGAACCTTATCGTTTGAAATTGGCTTATATTGAGGAAAGGTTGAAAAATACGAAAAAAAGAAATGAAGCCTTATCCAACCCTGAAACCAGAAAATCGATTAAACTAGCAGAAAAAGATGATAACCTCTATCCCTCTAGTTTGGACTTATTAGAAGACCTTAATCTGATAAAATCTAACATTGAAAATACAGGGTTAAAGTGCAAAGAATTAAATCATTTAATCACTCAAGTAGAAATTTTTGGTTTTCATCTCACTCCCTTAGATTTTCGTCAAGACTCCTCCCGTCACTCCGACGCACTTAATGAAATTGCTGAGTATTTAGGAGTATTAGATAAACCCTATAACGAATTATCAGAAGCAGAAAAAACCACATGGTTAGTACAAGAGTTAAAAACCCGTCGCCCTTTAATTCCTAATGAAGTGCCTTTTTCTCCTGCCACCGCCGAGACGATCGAAACCATGAGAATTTTAAGGGCGTTACAGGTAGAATTTGGTTTAGATATTTGTCACACCTATATTATCAGCATGACTAACTATGTCAGTGACGTATTAGAAGTGTTGTTACTGGCAAAAGAAGCAGGATTATATGATCCCATTTTAGGAATTACAAGTATTGGTATCGTGCCATTATTTGAAACCGTAGAAGACTTAAAACGAGCGCCCATGGTAATGTCAGAATTGTTTGAATTACCTTTATATAGAGCTTGTTTAGGCGGAGGTTATCCAAATGTAGTCAAATCAGCTTCCAACTTAGTTTTACCAGATTTAAACCCCAAAAACCTACAAGAAATCATGTTAGGTTACTCTGACAGTAACAAAGATTCAGGATTTTTGAGCAGTAACTGGGAAATTCATAAAGCACAAAAAACCTTAGCTCGAATTGGCGATAAATATGGATTAAATATCAAAATATTTCACGGACGTGGTGGTTCTGTAGGACGAGGAGGAGGACCTGCTTATGCGGCTATTTTAGCCCAACCTACCTCCACGATCGATGGTAGAATCAAAATTACCGAACAAGGGGAAGTATTAGCCTCCAAGTATTCCTTACCTGAGTTAGCATTATATAACCTCGAAACTATCAGTACCGCAGTGATTCAAGCTAGTTTACTCGGTAGCGGTTTTGATGATATTGAGCCTTGGAATGACATCATGGAAGAAATTTCGGCTTCCTCTCGTAAAGCCTATCGTCAGCTAATTTATGAGCAACCCGATTTTATCGACTTCTTCTTATCGGTGACTCCCATCGAAGAAATTAGTAAGTTACAAATAAGTTCTCGCCCTGCTCGTCGTAGCAGTGGCAAAAAAGATATATCTTCTCTGCGCGCCATTCCTTGGGTGTTTAGTTGGACTCAAAGCCGTTTCTTGCTTCCAGCGTGGTATGGTGTGGGTACAGCATTACAGGAGTTTTTAAATCAAGAACCAGAGGAAAATTTGAAGTTATTGCGCTATTTTTATTTAAAATGGCCTTTCTTTAAGATGGTGATTTCTAAAGCTGAGATGACTCTTTCTAAGGTGGATTTGCAGATGGCTAGTCATTATGTAGAAGAATTGGCAAAACCCGAAGATAAAGAGCGTTTTCAGACGGTATTTAATCAAATTGCCAAGGAATATTATCTTAGTCGTGAAATTGTCCTAAAAATTAATGAACAAGAGCGATTACTAGATAATGACCCTGAATTACAACGTTCAGTGCAGTTGCGGAATGGTACGATCGTACCTCTTGGATTTTTACAAGTATCCCTACTCAAGCGCTTAAGACAATATGCCAGTCAAGACAAAGCGGGTTTAATCCACTTCCGTTATAGCAAAGATGAATTATTGCGCGGTGCGTTGTTAACGATTAACGGTATCGCCGCAGGGATGCGCAACACGGGTTGA
- the nadA gene encoding quinolinate synthase NadA — protein MFTATIAPNQFSLSHIPDDLFSSIELLKKELNAVILAHYYQEADIQDIADYIGDSLGLSQQAASTSADVILFAGVHFMAETAKILNPDKLVLLPDLNAGCSLADSCPADKFAQFKAQYPQHIVISYINCSAEIKALSDIICTSSNAVKIVQQIPENQPIIFAPDRNLGRYVMEQTGRDMILWNGSCIVHETFSEKKIIQLKVQHPQAEILAHPECETHILRHADYIGSTTALLKYAIKSANREFIIATEPGIIHQMEKEAPEKFFIPAPPENNCACNECPHMRLNTLEKVYLALKNRTPEINIPESIRVKALKPIQKMLAMS, from the coding sequence GTGTTTACTGCCACTATTGCCCCGAATCAATTCTCTTTAAGCCATATTCCCGATGATTTATTTAGCTCGATCGAACTGCTCAAAAAAGAACTAAATGCTGTAATTTTAGCCCATTATTATCAAGAAGCAGACATTCAAGACATTGCAGATTATATCGGGGATTCCCTAGGATTATCACAACAAGCGGCAAGTACATCCGCCGATGTGATCTTATTTGCAGGAGTACACTTTATGGCAGAAACCGCAAAAATCCTCAATCCTGATAAGTTAGTTTTGTTACCCGACTTAAACGCAGGATGCTCATTAGCTGATAGTTGCCCTGCCGATAAATTTGCCCAATTCAAAGCCCAATATCCACAGCATATCGTCATCTCTTATATTAACTGTAGTGCCGAAATAAAAGCCCTGAGTGATATTATTTGTACCAGTTCCAATGCTGTTAAAATTGTACAACAAATTCCCGAAAATCAACCCATTATCTTCGCGCCCGATCGAAATTTAGGTCGTTATGTCATGGAGCAAACAGGACGAGATATGATACTATGGAACGGTAGTTGTATTGTTCATGAGACTTTTTCCGAAAAAAAAATTATTCAGTTAAAAGTACAACATCCCCAAGCGGAAATACTGGCACACCCTGAATGTGAAACTCATATTTTACGCCATGCCGACTATATTGGCTCAACCACAGCACTCTTAAAATATGCCATCAAAAGTGCCAACCGTGAGTTTATTATTGCCACCGAACCGGGTATAATTCATCAGATGGAGAAAGAAGCACCTGAAAAATTCTTTATTCCAGCACCGCCAGAGAATAACTGTGCTTGTAACGAATGCCCTCACATGAGATTAAATACCCTCGAAAAAGTTTACTTAGCCTTAAAAAATCGCACCCCAGAAATTAATATCCCTGAGTCAATAAGAGTTAAAGCCTTAAAACCCATTCAAAAAATGTTAGCCATGTCATAA
- the polA gene encoding DNA polymerase I, whose amino-acid sequence MTNPLFLIIDGHSLAYRSYYALAKAKKGALKTSSGIPTSVCFGFLNSLLQIIGDYQPQFLAVAFDLREATFRHTADVNYKADRAETPSDFIEDMNNLQELLKALNISIVTASGYEADDVIGTLTTLGVAQGYQIKILTGDRDLFQLVNDEKQVTVLYLERSLGKYEIYDEEAVFSKMKVKPSQIVDYKALCGDKSDCIPGVLGIGEKIASNLLSQYDNLTNIYNNLDNIKPTIKNKLIKGEKEANHSKYLAEIITYIDLNLSLDTCKLTGFDNQTIIPLLQHLELNSFVKQINNIQEKLGGDLLQLDNEKINNGDSQLSLFAQSSPNQNDDNIRETFIVDSKEKLEEFVTLIKQHNLTAWDTETDSLDTQQANLVGIGCCWGDCWEKVAYIPVKHSQGQQLTLSEIKTILQPILEDKQYHKTFHNVKFDRLILAHHGINIQGVVFDTMLASYVLQPEESHRLSSLSIKYLDDTVSMDYDDLNLDKKQNIGDLAIEKVAEYCALDVLATFKLTQILQEKLAELPTLKPVFDIELKLEPILAKMETLGVMIDRAYLDTLSQEINQELQNIEAKVYEEFGNFNLASPKQLSELLFEELGLDKRKSTKTKTGYSTNQATLEKLKGDHPIIDYILSHRTLAKLKSTYVDTLPTLANPKTNRIHTNYNQMVTATGRLSSSNPNLQNIPIRTAFSRQIRKGFIPQKNCKFLSADYSQIELRILAHLSEEEILISAYQNYQDIHAVTAKLLLDKEDITPEERNLGKTINFGVIYGMGAQKFARETGVKVADAQKFINIYREKYPKVFNYLETMKKEALVNGYVTTILGRRRYFHFDDRALQNLRGKDINEIELSDLKLNNYSSQILRAAANAPIQGSSADIIKLAMIELDRILADYQGNLLLQVHDELVFELPLEEIEELGEKIKETMENIIPLKIPLIVDIHTGDNWMEAK is encoded by the coding sequence ATGACAAATCCTCTATTTCTGATTATCGATGGACATTCTTTAGCGTATCGTTCTTATTATGCCTTAGCTAAGGCAAAAAAAGGTGCGTTAAAAACTTCATCGGGTATTCCTACCAGCGTCTGTTTTGGTTTCCTCAATTCTCTATTACAAATTATTGGGGATTATCAACCTCAATTTTTAGCAGTGGCTTTTGATTTGAGAGAAGCGACTTTTCGCCATACTGCTGATGTTAATTATAAAGCCGATCGAGCTGAAACCCCCTCAGATTTTATTGAGGATATGAATAATTTACAGGAATTACTCAAGGCGTTAAATATTAGTATCGTCACCGCCTCTGGTTATGAAGCCGATGACGTGATTGGCACATTAACAACTTTAGGAGTTGCCCAAGGTTATCAGATTAAAATTTTAACAGGCGATCGAGACTTATTTCAACTGGTTAATGATGAGAAACAAGTAACAGTTTTATACCTAGAAAGAAGTTTAGGTAAATACGAAATTTATGACGAAGAAGCGGTGTTTTCTAAAATGAAAGTTAAACCCTCGCAAATTGTCGATTATAAAGCCTTATGCGGAGACAAATCTGATTGCATTCCGGGAGTGTTAGGCATAGGGGAAAAAATAGCGAGTAATTTATTAAGTCAATACGATAATTTAACTAATATTTACAACAATTTAGACAACATAAAACCTACGATAAAAAATAAGTTAATTAAAGGAGAAAAAGAAGCTAATCATTCTAAATATTTAGCGGAAATTATTACCTATATTGACTTAAATTTGTCTTTAGATACTTGTAAATTAACAGGTTTTGATAATCAAACAATTATTCCTTTATTGCAACATTTGGAGTTAAATAGTTTTGTCAAACAAATTAATAATATTCAAGAAAAATTAGGGGGTGACTTATTACAGTTAGATAATGAAAAAATTAATAATGGAGATAGTCAATTATCTTTATTCGCTCAATCATCTCCTAATCAAAATGATGACAATATTAGAGAAACTTTCATTGTCGATAGTAAGGAAAAATTAGAAGAATTTGTTACTCTGATTAAACAACATAATTTGACGGCATGGGATACCGAAACTGATAGTTTAGATACTCAACAAGCTAACTTAGTGGGTATCGGTTGTTGTTGGGGTGACTGTTGGGAAAAAGTTGCTTATATTCCTGTTAAACATTCCCAAGGGCAACAATTAACTCTCTCAGAAATTAAGACAATTTTACAGCCTATTTTAGAAGATAAACAATATCATAAAACCTTCCATAATGTTAAGTTCGATCGACTAATTTTAGCTCATCATGGTATTAATATTCAAGGGGTTGTATTTGATACCATGTTGGCTAGTTATGTTTTACAACCCGAAGAAAGTCATCGGTTAAGCAGTTTATCCATTAAATATTTAGATGATACTGTGTCGATGGATTATGATGATTTAAACCTTGACAAAAAGCAAAATATAGGAGATTTAGCTATCGAAAAAGTTGCCGAATATTGTGCCTTAGATGTGTTAGCAACGTTTAAGTTAACCCAAATTTTACAAGAAAAATTAGCAGAATTACCCACTTTAAAACCTGTCTTCGATATTGAGTTAAAGTTAGAGCCTATTTTAGCAAAGATGGAAACTTTAGGGGTAATGATCGATCGAGCCTATTTAGATACATTATCCCAAGAAATTAACCAAGAATTGCAAAATATCGAAGCAAAAGTTTATGAAGAATTTGGTAACTTTAACCTAGCATCCCCAAAACAATTAAGTGAATTATTATTTGAAGAATTAGGCTTAGATAAACGTAAGTCAACGAAAACAAAAACAGGCTATTCTACCAATCAAGCCACCCTAGAAAAACTCAAAGGAGATCATCCTATCATTGATTATATTTTAAGTCATAGAACTTTAGCAAAATTAAAATCAACCTATGTGGATACCTTACCAACTTTAGCTAATCCTAAAACAAATCGAATTCACACTAATTATAATCAAATGGTAACGGCAACAGGGAGGCTTTCTTCTTCCAATCCTAACTTACAAAATATACCCATTCGCACGGCATTTTCTCGACAAATTAGAAAAGGATTTATTCCCCAAAAAAACTGTAAATTTTTAAGTGCTGATTACTCTCAAATTGAATTAAGAATTTTAGCCCATTTAAGCGAAGAAGAAATCTTAATATCCGCTTACCAAAATTATCAAGATATTCACGCAGTCACCGCTAAATTATTACTAGATAAAGAAGACATTACTCCCGAAGAAAGAAACTTAGGTAAAACCATTAATTTTGGTGTTATTTATGGTATGGGGGCACAAAAATTTGCTAGGGAAACAGGAGTCAAAGTAGCGGATGCTCAAAAATTTATTAATATTTATCGAGAAAAATATCCGAAGGTTTTTAACTATTTAGAAACCATGAAAAAAGAGGCTTTAGTTAATGGTTATGTCACCACTATTTTAGGCAGAAGACGTTATTTTCATTTTGACGATCGAGCCTTGCAAAATTTAAGAGGAAAAGATATAAATGAGATAGAATTATCCGATTTAAAACTTAATAATTATAGCTCACAAATATTAAGAGCCGCCGCCAATGCACCCATTCAAGGCTCAAGTGCAGATATTATTAAACTGGCTATGATCGAACTCGATCGAATTTTAGCAGATTATCAAGGTAATTTATTATTGCAAGTTCACGATGAATTAGTCTTTGAATTACCTTTAGAAGAAATAGAAGAATTAGGGGAAAAAATCAAAGAAACCATGGAAAATATTATCCCTTTAAAAATACCTTTAATAGTCGATATTCACACAGGAGATAATTGGATGGAAGCCAAGTAA